TATGCTGGTTACTGCAAGCTTAACCAGTTTAAAAAAAGAATAGCTTGCCTCGCCGGTGTGGCGTTTTGAGGGTACATATGGGATGCCGATCTGCTTGTAACCGGCCCATTTGATAATCCCCCTGAAAAAGATTTCGTACTCGTCAATCAGTTTTAATTGCTTAACTACCTTTTCGTCAATCAACCTGAAATCGGCAGTGCCGTTTTCCATTTTGATGTCTGAGAGCATGTTTAGGCCTTTATAAAACAGTTTTGAAGTAACTTTTTGGTAGCTTTTACCGTGCGGATTTTCGCCTTCGCGGTAGGTGTAAACAATATCGTAGCCCTCTTCCCAATGGTGCAGCATTTTTAAAATCATTTGCGGGGGGTGCTGCAAATCGGCATCCATGGTTATAACGGCATTGCCTTTGGCCATGGCTATCCCGGCTTTCAGGGCATAATCTTTACCAAAATTGCGCGAAAGCTCTACATAAAAAACGTTTGGATATACTTCGGCGTTTATTTTAAGTTCATTCAGCGTATTATCACGGCTGCCATCATCAACAAAAATCAATTCGTAGGCATACCCGGTAGGTGTAAGGGTTTCACGGATCTGATCTATCAGATAGCTGATATTTTTTTCCTCATTGTGCGAGGGGATAACAATAGAGAGCTTTTTATCGACAGGGTATGTCATTTTATTTTATCGCTATAGAATTTTTAATTGCAACAGGTTGTAACAGGTAAAAAATCATATATTTGACATGCCTTTGCTTACCCTGTGTAACATATCTATTACGATAATATAGATAAAACGCTACAGCGCTCATCAATTTTTTAATCAGGGGATGGCAAAAGTTCTCAAATCGTAACTTTCCCGTTACAAACATAAATAATAAATTGTTATTTATCTGCAAGTATTCTGCGCTTTTTTTATGAAAATCATAACAGCACACTTTAACTTGTTACGATAATTTAATTCGCTACTCAACTACGATTGCCTGCGCAGGCTTTTCGGCTTTAAAATCTCTCAGCAGCGTTTCGTAAACAATTTTTAGCCAGATTAAAAAACAAGGCAGCGATTTTAATTTATAGGGCACGATGTAATGCGTCCGGATATAATCAGGAAAAAGATCGGATGGCGATAAGCTGGTGATGATGAGCGCGAATACCAGTAAAAAAATCTCGAAACCGGTAACAGGCCTGTCAAGGTTCATAAACCAGATGGCTACGCCGGCAAAAGCGATGATATAGGTAGATGACTCGGCCGAGCTGCTGAAAATAACCGCGAAAATCAATACCGAACACAGAATAAGCAACTGGTATTGAAGCGTTTTGTACTGTTTAATTCTTAAATACGACAATCCAAACAATACCAAAGCCGGGCCTATCACATACATATTCTTCAAATCCTGGTAATTAAATACCTTACGGATGAGACCGGTAATACAAATTTCCTGCATGGACGAATGCTGGTTATCATTGTTTTTAACCACCAGATCGGCATACCAATCATGATAGGTTTGTACAATAAACGAAGGCGACGAGATAGCCATCGGCAGCACAAACAACACTGCCGACCAAAATACAAAGCTGAGTGCAAACTTCAGCTTGTTATCCGAAAAGAAAAAGAATGCCAGACCCACTATCCCATAAAGCTTTATAAATGCTCCAAGGGCAATCATCAGCGCGGCCCAAAAATCTTGTTTGCGTTTTATAAAATTGAAACCGAGGATGATCAATGCCGCTATCATAGGGTTGCTTTGTACATTGGCCGAGGCTGTCATCAACTCGTGCGCACAGATCAACAGAATCACCACATATTGATCTTTTTTTATCGGCAGCGTTTGGATAGCTTTAAGCAGGATGAACGCATTAAACAGCACCCATAAAATAACACCAATACTATCGGGCAGTATAGCAAATGGCGCCATAATGATAGAAAACACAGGGCCATAATGATTCAGATCGTAATAATGCTCGGGCTGGTAAGCGTATAGGTTATGCTGATGAATGGTATTTAAAAAGTTGTATTTAAAAATGGTGTAATTGTTAAAACCCTGGTGGGTTAACACACCTTTAACAACCAAAAATAAACTTAAACCAAACCACAGTGTGTACACAAAAGGTTTGTTGTAAACGAGCTTAGCCAGTTTTTGCACTTAATAAGGGGTTAATTTTTTGCGAAGATATAACATCAGGTAACAAACCTGTTACTTTTTTAACAATTCTTAACGCTTAACATTTGATACATGTTAACCGGGGCGTACTCCCCGGTCTTAATTTATATATTTGGTTAAACATAATTATCAACCTGATGAACCAACCGCAAAATCCGCCGCCTTTTAATGATCATGTTAACCGCCGTAAGTTTATAGCCCAGTTGGGTACGCTGGCCGGCTCGGTCGCCCTGCTGTCAGGCCCTTTAACAGGCAATGCCGCATCTATCATAAAACCGGTCGAAAGTTTCACCGTAGGCCAGATCATTGATCTGTTTATGAAGCAGGTGCCCGGTGCGCCTTTCCCCAACACGGTTGATACTTTAAAATCGGGAAATAGGGATACGGTAGTTACCGGTATAGTAACCACCATGTTTGCCACTATCGGCGTTATTGAAAAAGCCATCAGCCTTGGTGCCAACTTCATCATCGCCCACGAGCCCACATTTTATAACCATGCCGACGAAACCGCCTGGTTGGCCAACGATGA
The sequence above is a segment of the Mucilaginibacter celer genome. Coding sequences within it:
- a CDS encoding glycosyltransferase family 87 protein gives rise to the protein MQKLAKLVYNKPFVYTLWFGLSLFLVVKGVLTHQGFNNYTIFKYNFLNTIHQHNLYAYQPEHYYDLNHYGPVFSIIMAPFAILPDSIGVILWVLFNAFILLKAIQTLPIKKDQYVVILLICAHELMTASANVQSNPMIAALIILGFNFIKRKQDFWAALMIALGAFIKLYGIVGLAFFFFSDNKLKFALSFVFWSAVLFVLPMAISSPSFIVQTYHDWYADLVVKNNDNQHSSMQEICITGLIRKVFNYQDLKNMYVIGPALVLFGLSYLRIKQYKTLQYQLLILCSVLIFAVIFSSSAESSTYIIAFAGVAIWFMNLDRPVTGFEIFLLVFALIITSLSPSDLFPDYIRTHYIVPYKLKSLPCFLIWLKIVYETLLRDFKAEKPAQAIVVE
- a CDS encoding glycosyltransferase family 2 protein gives rise to the protein MTYPVDKKLSIVIPSHNEEKNISYLIDQIRETLTPTGYAYELIFVDDGSRDNTLNELKINAEVYPNVFYVELSRNFGKDYALKAGIAMAKGNAVITMDADLQHPPQMILKMLHHWEEGYDIVYTYREGENPHGKSYQKVTSKLFYKGLNMLSDIKMENGTADFRLIDEKVVKQLKLIDEYEIFFRGIIKWAGYKQIGIPYVPSKRHTGEASYSFFKLVKLAVTSIVAFSARPLYIISMIGLLFSTAAILYIPYVLVSYFLGYAVSGWASIIATIAFFGGLQLMVMSVIGVYVGKIFMQSKHRPHYIIRSSNVVIVNNDLIRI